Proteins from a genomic interval of Verrucomicrobiia bacterium:
- a CDS encoding NADPH-dependent assimilatory sulfite reductase hemoprotein subunit produces MITTAAPGAPPKLTRNEGLKEASPTLAGNISATLADTSVDRFSDDDYEFLKFHGIYQQDDRDLRKTAKHYMFMVRGRLPGGVVQPDHYLAFDSLATKYGNQTLRITSRQGFQFHGIVKSGLGPMMKGINEALATTLAACGDVNRNVMASPTPASSPVVAEVQADAHKVSDALLPKTKAYHQIWVEGVALNLENEAKDFVDPLYGKTYLPRKFKTAFVIPPVNDIDVFTNCLGFVAIVENGVLAGYNLLAGGGMGMSHGNVQTYPRLADVVGFVTRDQIVAAAQGVVRVHRDFGDRTNRKHARLKYVLEEKGVDWFRDELEKQIGFKLAPARKFEFTRQGDTFGWHKQLDGNFFVGLHVESGRIKDANGVNLRSALRKIVEQYRVEIRLTPSQNLLIVGVKSSDRDAITKVLGEHGIKVENQSTVIHRASMVCPALPTCGLALAESERIFPDLLGRIESLMTEVGLNGEEIIIRMTGCPNGCARSSMAELGFIGKAPGKYQIYLGGNHTCTRLNTLYKESVKNEDIINELRPVFTRFVKERSGGEHFGDYCERVLLKEIPAPAQN; encoded by the coding sequence ATGATTACAACAGCAGCACCCGGAGCACCGCCTAAACTGACTCGTAATGAGGGGCTTAAGGAGGCATCGCCTACCTTGGCCGGTAACATTAGCGCCACGCTCGCGGATACCTCCGTAGATCGGTTTTCCGATGATGACTACGAATTTTTGAAATTTCACGGCATTTATCAGCAGGACGACCGTGACCTGCGCAAGACCGCCAAGCATTATATGTTCATGGTGCGCGGACGTCTGCCGGGCGGCGTGGTGCAGCCCGATCATTATCTCGCGTTCGATTCGCTCGCGACGAAATACGGCAACCAGACGTTGCGCATCACCTCGCGCCAAGGATTTCAATTTCACGGCATCGTCAAGTCCGGCCTCGGCCCGATGATGAAGGGCATCAACGAGGCGCTCGCGACCACGCTTGCCGCTTGCGGTGACGTGAATCGCAATGTCATGGCTTCGCCGACGCCCGCGAGCAGCCCCGTCGTGGCTGAAGTGCAGGCGGACGCGCACAAAGTTTCTGACGCGCTTCTCCCCAAGACCAAGGCGTATCATCAGATCTGGGTCGAAGGTGTGGCGCTGAATTTGGAAAACGAAGCCAAAGATTTCGTGGACCCGCTGTACGGCAAAACGTATCTGCCGCGCAAATTCAAAACGGCCTTCGTCATTCCACCGGTGAACGATATTGATGTCTTTACGAATTGCCTCGGCTTTGTGGCCATCGTCGAGAACGGTGTTCTCGCCGGCTACAATTTGCTCGCGGGCGGCGGCATGGGCATGAGCCACGGCAATGTGCAGACGTATCCGCGCCTTGCCGATGTCGTTGGTTTCGTCACGCGCGACCAGATCGTCGCCGCGGCGCAGGGCGTCGTTCGAGTGCACCGTGATTTTGGCGACCGCACGAATCGCAAACACGCGCGCCTTAAATATGTGCTCGAAGAAAAAGGCGTGGACTGGTTCCGCGACGAATTGGAAAAACAAATCGGTTTCAAACTCGCGCCCGCGCGCAAGTTTGAATTCACCCGCCAGGGCGATACTTTCGGCTGGCATAAGCAGCTCGACGGAAATTTCTTCGTCGGCTTGCATGTTGAAAGTGGCCGCATCAAGGACGCCAATGGCGTGAACCTCAGGAGCGCGCTGCGAAAAATCGTCGAGCAATATCGCGTCGAAATCCGGCTGACGCCTTCGCAAAATCTTTTGATCGTGGGTGTGAAGTCTTCCGACCGCGATGCCATCACGAAAGTTTTGGGCGAGCACGGCATTAAAGTGGAGAACCAATCCACGGTGATTCATCGCGCCTCGATGGTTTGTCCGGCATTGCCGACCTGCGGCCTTGCGCTCGCGGAGTCGGAGCGTATTTTCCCGGACTTGCTGGGACGCATTGAGAGTCTCATGACGGAAGTCGGCCTCAACGGTGAGGAGATCATCATTCGCATGACCGGCTGCCCGAACGGCTGCGCGCGGTCGTCCATGGCGGAACTGGGATTCATCGGCAAAGCGCCGGGCAAATATCAGATTTATCTCGGCGGCAACCACACCTGCACGCGCCTGAATACCCTTTACAAAGAAAGCGTCAAGAACGAGGACATCATCAACGAGCTACGCCCGGTCTTCACGCGCTTCGTGAAGGAACGCAGCGGCGGCGAACACTTCGGCGATTATTGCGAACGGGTTTTGCTGAAAGAAATTCCGGCGCCCGCTCAGAACTGA
- the nifS gene encoding cysteine desulfurase NifS: MSHKPQKIFYFDNNATTRVAPEVVTAMLPFLSEAYGNPSSAYTFGKTVAHDLKVAREKVAALIHADPREVIFTSCGTESNNSAIHSALVTHPGKRHVITTAVEHSSNIKFCNFLEKRGYEVTYLPVEHDGSVDIHLLEKSIRPDTAIVSVMWANNETGVIFPLEEIAAICRSKGVLCHTDAVQVPGKVKINVADMGVDFLSLSAHKLHAPKGIGMLYVKRRTKYQPYVIGGGQEQGRRGGTENVPYIVGFGRAAELAMASLSDENTRIRVLRDKLEKNILSAIPNTHRNGDREARLPNTTNLAFDYVEAEAILLLLDQAGICVSSGSACTTGSLDPSHVLVAMGLTPTRARGSIRFSLGIYNTAEEVDYLIEHLPPIIAKLRAVSPLTPRGHKPAKHPVSG; encoded by the coding sequence ATGAGTCATAAACCGCAGAAAATTTTTTATTTCGATAACAACGCCACGACCCGCGTCGCGCCGGAAGTCGTGACCGCGATGCTCCCGTTCCTGAGCGAGGCTTACGGCAACCCTTCGAGCGCTTATACCTTCGGCAAAACGGTCGCCCACGACCTCAAGGTCGCCCGCGAAAAAGTCGCCGCCTTGATTCATGCCGATCCGCGCGAAGTTATCTTCACCAGTTGCGGCACGGAAAGCAACAATTCCGCGATCCACAGCGCGCTCGTGACGCACCCCGGCAAACGCCACGTCATCACCACCGCCGTCGAGCATTCCTCGAATATCAAATTTTGCAATTTTCTCGAGAAGCGCGGTTACGAGGTCACTTATCTTCCGGTCGAGCACGATGGTTCGGTTGATATTCATCTGCTCGAAAAATCCATTCGCCCGGACACCGCAATCGTCTCAGTCATGTGGGCGAACAACGAAACCGGCGTAATTTTTCCGCTGGAAGAAATCGCTGCCATTTGCCGCAGCAAAGGCGTGTTGTGCCACACCGACGCCGTTCAGGTGCCCGGCAAAGTGAAGATCAACGTCGCCGATATGGGCGTGGATTTCCTTTCCTTGTCCGCGCACAAGCTCCATGCGCCAAAAGGCATTGGCATGCTTTACGTGAAACGCCGCACCAAATATCAGCCGTATGTCATCGGTGGCGGCCAGGAACAGGGGCGTCGCGGCGGCACGGAGAATGTGCCTTACATCGTCGGTTTCGGACGCGCGGCGGAATTAGCGATGGCCAGTCTCTCGGATGAAAACACCCGCATCCGTGTCCTGCGCGACAAACTCGAAAAAAATATTTTAAGCGCGATACCGAACACGCACCGCAACGGTGATCGCGAGGCGCGTCTGCCGAACACGACAAACCTCGCGTTCGATTACGTGGAAGCCGAGGCGATTCTGCTGCTGCTCGACCAGGCGGGAATTTGCGTGTCGAGCGGTTCAGCCTGCACGACCGGTTCATTGGATCCGTCGCACGTTCTCGTGGCGATGGGTCTCACGCCCACGCGCGCGCGCGGCTCGATCCGTTTCAGCCTTGGCATCTATAATACCGCCGAAGAAGTGGATTATTTGATCGAGCACCTCCCGCCCATTATCGCCAAACTGCGCGCCGTATCACCGCTCACACCGCGCGGGCACAAGCCGGCCAAACATCCGGTCTCGGGTTAA
- a CDS encoding UbiA family prenyltransferase, producing MFSLRTLLVLGRTSNLPTVWSNCLAGWWLAGGGNAHKLFPLLLGATLLYVGGMYLNDAFDANFDAQHRRDRPIPSGVINVKSVWQIGFGLLGAGLIILFFLGKTTGILGVLLVLCILIYDAIHKVITLSPVIMAACRFFLYLVAASIAVNGVVGAAVWSALALACYIVGLSFLARKESTGVEVNYWPCAFLAAPIFLAWLMNPGSYRQNALLLSIVLVLWVVRSLRFAYRAAERSIGRAVSGLLAGIVLVDLLAVADVPHAFALVFIILLLLALAFQRFVPAT from the coding sequence ATGTTTTCGCTGCGCACATTGCTGGTCCTTGGCCGCACTTCGAATCTGCCCACCGTGTGGTCGAATTGCCTCGCTGGTTGGTGGCTCGCGGGCGGCGGCAATGCGCATAAACTTTTTCCACTGCTGCTCGGCGCGACGCTGCTTTACGTCGGCGGAATGTATTTGAATGATGCCTTCGACGCAAACTTCGACGCGCAACATCGCCGCGACCGGCCAATTCCCTCCGGCGTCATCAATGTGAAAAGCGTCTGGCAAATCGGCTTCGGTTTGCTCGGGGCGGGATTGATCATTTTATTCTTTCTCGGAAAGACCACGGGAATTTTGGGCGTACTGCTCGTTTTGTGCATTTTGATTTACGACGCCATCCATAAGGTCATCACCCTCTCGCCGGTCATCATGGCTGCCTGCCGGTTTTTTCTTTATCTCGTCGCGGCTTCGATTGCGGTAAATGGTGTCGTCGGCGCGGCGGTTTGGAGCGCGCTGGCGTTGGCGTGTTACATCGTCGGTTTGAGTTTTCTCGCGCGGAAGGAAAGCACGGGCGTGGAAGTCAATTATTGGCCATGCGCCTTTTTGGCGGCGCCGATTTTTCTCGCGTGGCTGATGAACCCCGGAAGCTATCGCCAGAATGCGCTGCTGCTCTCGATCGTTCTCGTGCTTTGGGTGGTGCGCTCGCTGCGTTTCGCATATCGCGCGGCGGAACGAAGCATTGGCCGCGCGGTTTCAGGATTGCTGGCGGGGATTGTGCTGGTGGATTTGCTCGCGGTAGCTGATGTACCGCACGCATTCGCGCTGGTGTTTATTATTCTCCTACTGCTGGCGCTGGCGTTTCAACGCTTCGTGCCGGCGACTTGA
- the eboE gene encoding metabolite traffic protein EboE, with protein sequence MKLTHGLQLAYCTNIHRGENWAETFDSLNRHTLAVREKVSPNKPYAIGLRLSQRAAQELSDAKTFREFKAWLAQHDCYVFTINGFPYGQFHGTRVKERVYLPDWTSPERLAYTNLLFDLLAELVPEGIEGSVSTLPGSFKEFITQPAQERIIRDNIWRCVEHISKLSERTGRKLHLGLEPEPLGWFETSAETIRFFEKLRDEHPNDPRLNEHLGVNYDTCHLAVEFEEPANVIGALTRHQIKISKLHLSSALKVHPTAEVRRSLAAFADDIYLHQVITREADGARRVFKDLAPALEMPAAFAQPESTEWRIHFHIPLHSPPTAWYGNTSDHVLGVLDLLKQNPALCSHLEMETYTWEVLPPELKNRDVVGQLVAEYDWTLKRLAERGFTV encoded by the coding sequence ATGAAACTGACTCACGGTTTGCAGCTTGCGTATTGCACCAATATTCATCGCGGTGAAAATTGGGCGGAGACTTTTGATTCGTTGAATCGCCACACGCTGGCGGTGCGCGAAAAAGTTTCGCCCAACAAACCTTACGCCATCGGACTGCGATTGAGCCAGCGCGCCGCGCAGGAATTAAGCGATGCAAAAACATTTCGCGAATTCAAAGCCTGGCTGGCGCAACACGACTGCTACGTTTTCACGATCAATGGTTTTCCCTACGGCCAATTCCACGGCACGCGCGTGAAGGAGCGGGTGTATCTGCCTGATTGGACTTCGCCCGAACGGCTCGCCTATACGAATCTGCTTTTCGATTTGCTGGCCGAGCTTGTGCCGGAAGGAATCGAGGGCAGCGTGAGCACGTTGCCGGGCTCGTTCAAGGAATTCATCACGCAACCGGCGCAGGAAAGGATTATCCGCGACAACATCTGGCGATGCGTCGAGCACATTTCAAAATTGAGCGAGCGCACCGGGCGAAAACTTCATCTCGGACTCGAACCGGAACCACTCGGCTGGTTTGAAACGAGCGCGGAGACAATTCGGTTTTTTGAAAAGCTTCGCGATGAGCATCCGAACGATCCGCGTTTGAACGAACATCTTGGCGTCAATTACGACACCTGCCATCTCGCGGTGGAATTCGAGGAACCGGCGAACGTCATCGGCGCGCTCACGCGGCATCAAATCAAAATCAGCAAACTGCACTTGAGTTCGGCGTTGAAAGTTCATCCAACTGCTGAGGTGCGGCGATCACTCGCGGCGTTCGCGGACGATATTTATTTGCATCAGGTCATCACGCGCGAAGCGGATGGCGCGCGGCGGGTTTTCAAAGACCTTGCGCCCGCGCTCGAAATGCCCGCCGCGTTTGCGCAGCCCGAAAGCACCGAGTGGCGCATTCATTTTCATATTCCACTGCACAGTCCGCCGACCGCCTGGTACGGCAACACGTCGGACCATGTTCTTGGCGTGCTCGATTTGTTGAAACAAAATCCCGCGCTGTGCTCGCATCTCGAAATGGAAACCTACACGTGGGAAGTTTTGCCGCCCGAATTGAAAAATCGCGATGTCGTCGGCCAGCTTGTCGCCGAATACGATTGGACGCTGAAACGGCTTGCCGAACGCGGCTTCACCGTTTGA
- a CDS encoding alpha/beta hydrolase — MALSVIANVTNSVMRLWQGDAPGALGKADQDIPTLTVYLPDPNKATGAAMVICPGGGYAHLAEHEGKEYALWLSHEGIACFVLKYRLGSSGYHHPVMLEDATRAMRTVRANAAAWNIDPKRIGIMGSSAGGHLASTMLTHYDAGKPDSADPIERASSRPDAGILCYAVITMGEKTHGGSRENLLGKNPSPELIKSLSNELQVTKDTPPCFIFHTANDTVVPVENSLQFAAALQRAGVPFALHIFEKGPHGGGLGGYGGSKYDPARMHPWTSDCIYWLKEQGFLKK, encoded by the coding sequence ATGGCCCTCTCCGTCATCGCCAACGTCACCAACAGTGTCATGCGGCTCTGGCAGGGCGATGCGCCCGGCGCGCTCGGAAAAGCGGACCAGGATATTCCCACGCTCACCGTTTATCTTCCCGATCCCAACAAGGCCACCGGCGCGGCGATGGTCATTTGTCCGGGCGGCGGTTATGCGCATCTTGCCGAACACGAAGGCAAGGAATACGCGCTTTGGTTGAGCCATGAAGGCATCGCGTGTTTTGTGCTGAAATATCGCCTCGGTTCCTCAGGCTATCATCATCCGGTGATGTTGGAGGACGCCACTCGCGCGATGCGAACCGTCCGCGCAAACGCCGCCGCGTGGAACATTGATCCGAAACGCATCGGCATCATGGGCTCGTCCGCCGGCGGACATTTGGCTTCGACAATGCTCACTCACTACGACGCCGGCAAACCGGACTCCGCCGATCCCATCGAACGCGCCAGTTCGCGGCCCGATGCAGGAATCCTTTGCTACGCGGTGATCACGATGGGTGAAAAAACGCACGGCGGTTCGCGCGAAAATTTGCTCGGCAAAAATCCTTCGCCCGAATTGATCAAGTCGCTTTCCAACGAACTGCAAGTCACCAAGGACACACCGCCCTGTTTTATTTTTCACACCGCCAACGACACCGTTGTGCCGGTTGAAAACAGTTTGCAATTCGCGGCCGCATTGCAACGCGCGGGCGTGCCGTTCGCTTTGCACATCTTTGAAAAGGGTCCGCACGGCGGCGGTCTTGGCGGTTATGGTGGCAGCAAATACGACCCCGCGCGCATGCATCCGTGGACGAGCGATTGCATTTACTGGTTGAAGGAGCAGGGTTTTCTCAAGAAGTAG
- a CDS encoding RluA family pseudouridine synthase codes for MSSRTETFIVEISRPMERLDSVLREKFPAVSRGTIQRLIEEGHIRVNGRTVKPTHHPHAGEEIQVYWPEARPAEAQPEDIPLEILFEDRDLLVLNKPPGIVVHPAAGHEEHTLVNALLHHCAGKLSGIGGVARPGIVHRLDQETSGCLVVAKNDETHVALAEQFAGRTVEKIYEAIVCGEVPRAQGEIRAAIARHPTHRKRMAATDGSGREAWTSYRVLQRLHAATLMEALLHTGRTHQIRVHFQHLGFPVVGDDTYGARQNKRLMELTGYAAPRQLLHARKLTILHPRKKKKLTCEAPLPEDFKAALKALKA; via the coding sequence ATGTCATCGCGCACGGAAACATTCATTGTGGAAATCTCCCGCCCGATGGAACGGCTGGACAGTGTGCTGCGCGAAAAATTTCCCGCCGTGTCGCGCGGCACGATTCAACGCTTGATCGAAGAAGGCCACATCCGCGTCAATGGCCGCACCGTCAAGCCCACTCACCATCCGCATGCGGGCGAAGAAATCCAGGTTTATTGGCCCGAGGCGCGGCCCGCGGAAGCGCAACCCGAAGACATCCCGCTCGAAATTCTTTTTGAAGATCGCGATTTGCTCGTGCTGAACAAACCGCCGGGAATCGTGGTGCATCCCGCCGCCGGCCATGAGGAGCACACACTCGTCAATGCGTTGCTGCATCATTGCGCGGGAAAGTTGAGCGGCATCGGCGGCGTCGCGCGGCCGGGAATTGTGCATCGGCTCGATCAGGAAACCAGCGGCTGTTTGGTGGTGGCGAAAAATGACGAGACGCACGTCGCGCTGGCGGAACAATTCGCCGGGCGGACGGTGGAAAAAATTTACGAGGCGATTGTTTGCGGCGAAGTGCCGCGCGCGCAGGGTGAAATTCGCGCGGCGATTGCGCGGCATCCCACCCATCGCAAACGCATGGCGGCGACGGATGGCAGCGGACGGGAAGCGTGGACGAGTTATCGCGTGCTTCAGCGATTACATGCGGCGACGCTTATGGAGGCGTTGCTGCACACCGGACGCACGCATCAGATCCGCGTGCATTTTCAGCATCTGGGATTTCCCGTGGTGGGTGACGACACCTATGGCGCGCGACAGAACAAGCGGCTCATGGAATTGACGGGTTACGCCGCGCCGCGCCAGTTGTTGCACGCGCGCAAGCTGACCATTTTGCATCCGCGCAAAAAAAAGAAACTGACGTGTGAAGCGCCGTTGCCGGAAGATTTCAAGGCGGCGTTGAAGGCGTTAAAAGCGTAG
- the lspA gene encoding signal peptidase II, with amino-acid sequence MPALSTSNRRIALVAAFVLVLDQVTKQLVKHLLHFDEDRVIIAGFFKFVNWHNTGAAWSLFSGRNNLLALVALIALFILYRSRHHFDAHTLMGQVALGLIFGGIIGNLIDRLISHYVTDFLYFYLDQRGGSEIGFPAFNIADSAICVGVGLIFILSLKNEKVPAAPQPSA; translated from the coding sequence ATGCCCGCCTTGAGCACGTCCAATCGCCGCATTGCGCTTGTCGCCGCGTTCGTGCTGGTGCTTGACCAGGTCACCAAGCAACTCGTCAAACATCTTCTGCACTTTGACGAAGACCGCGTGATCATCGCGGGGTTTTTTAAATTCGTGAATTGGCACAACACCGGCGCGGCGTGGAGCCTGTTCAGTGGACGGAATAACCTGCTCGCCCTCGTCGCGCTCATCGCCTTGTTCATACTTTATCGCAGCCGCCATCATTTTGATGCCCACACGCTCATGGGCCAGGTCGCGCTGGGACTGATTTTCGGCGGCATCATCGGCAACCTGATTGACCGGTTGATTTCGCATTACGTGACGGATTTTTTGTATTTTTATCTCGATCAACGCGGCGGTTCGGAAATTGGTTTTCCAGCATTCAACATCGCCGATAGCGCGATTTGTGTCGGCGTGGGATTGATTTTTATTCTCTCGTTGAAAAACGAAAAGGTTCCCGCCGCGCCGCAGCCGTCGGCGTAG
- a CDS encoding DUF4339 domain-containing protein: MEITYTMIGADGAQYGPVTLPNFQTWISEGRILPDTKVMRSDTMSWLPASSYPELNFPVAPANVLVPPPMPTSPAPISPVRAVPAGGYDPRVVVQLIRGAQWFYWIAALSIINIVLGLAHAGIQLIFGELGLASKALELVAGSSGNLNEGVAAYIIVSAFFAVFGVFARKGQVWAFIVGALLYVVDGIVVILEPDWIALALHAYVLFRIFMGLKAAMQLKAVKR; encoded by the coding sequence ATGGAAATAACCTATACAATGATCGGCGCGGACGGCGCGCAATACGGCCCGGTGACGCTGCCCAATTTTCAAACCTGGATTTCGGAGGGACGCATCCTGCCCGATACGAAAGTGATGCGGAGTGATACTATGTCGTGGCTGCCGGCCTCGAGTTATCCAGAGTTAAATTTTCCGGTCGCGCCCGCGAATGTGCTCGTGCCTCCGCCCATGCCTACTTCCCCCGCGCCGATTTCGCCGGTGCGCGCTGTGCCCGCTGGCGGATATGATCCCAGAGTCGTGGTGCAATTAATCCGCGGCGCGCAATGGTTTTATTGGATCGCCGCTTTGTCCATCATCAACATCGTCCTCGGTTTGGCACATGCGGGCATCCAGCTTATTTTTGGTGAACTTGGGCTCGCGAGCAAGGCGTTGGAATTAGTCGCAGGTTCCAGTGGCAACTTAAATGAAGGAGTTGCCGCCTACATTATTGTATCGGCGTTTTTTGCCGTATTCGGAGTGTTTGCGCGAAAAGGGCAGGTTTGGGCATTCATCGTGGGTGCGCTATTGTATGTGGTGGACGGCATAGTGGTCATACTTGAACCTGACTGGATCGCGCTGGCGCTTCATGCATACGTCTTGTTCCGCATTTTCATGGGATTGAAGGCAGCGATGCAATTAAAAGCGGTAAAACGCTAA
- a CDS encoding farnesyl diphosphate synthase, translated as MAAAKRTTKNTSFDLPGYLNSSTAAVNAALDQFLPSQSTKPATIHQAMRYSLFAGGKRMRPALVLASAEACGGKQSDALPFACAVECIHTYSLIHDDLPAMDNDDFRRGKPTNHKVYGEGIAVLAGDALLTQAFEIAAQCRSWPRYSHQTIVLEIARASGSLQLIAGQVADLEGEGKKISVNQLKYIHERKTSALLCCSARLGGMSANCTAAQLAALTDFGYHVGLAFQIIDDILDVTQTSEQLGKTAGKDTAAQKATYPAIIGLEKSRGIAKRLTERAFASLKTFGKRGAALEALATYLLQRSN; from the coding sequence ATGGCAGCAGCAAAACGCACCACCAAAAACACGTCCTTCGATTTGCCGGGTTATCTCAACTCCAGCACCGCCGCGGTGAACGCCGCGCTCGACCAGTTCCTGCCGTCGCAATCCACCAAGCCCGCCACCATCCATCAGGCGATGCGCTACTCGCTTTTCGCCGGCGGCAAACGCATGCGTCCCGCGCTGGTGCTCGCGTCGGCGGAAGCTTGCGGCGGCAAGCAAAGCGATGCCCTGCCCTTCGCTTGCGCGGTCGAGTGCATCCATACTTATTCGCTGATCCACGACGACTTGCCGGCGATGGACAACGACGATTTTCGCCGCGGCAAACCCACGAACCATAAAGTCTATGGCGAAGGCATCGCCGTGCTCGCGGGTGACGCGCTCCTGACACAAGCTTTTGAAATCGCGGCGCAATGCCGTTCATGGCCGCGATACTCTCATCAAACCATCGTGCTCGAAATCGCGCGCGCCTCGGGTTCGCTGCAACTCATCGCCGGGCAGGTCGCCGATCTCGAAGGCGAAGGCAAAAAGATTTCCGTGAACCAGTTGAAATATATTCACGAGCGCAAGACCTCGGCGCTGCTGTGCTGCTCAGCGCGCCTCGGCGGCATGAGCGCGAATTGCACCGCCGCGCAACTCGCCGCGCTGACGGATTTCGGTTATCATGTCGGCCTCGCGTTCCAGATCATTGACGACATCCTTGATGTCACCCAAACCAGCGAGCAACTCGGCAAGACCGCCGGGAAAGATACCGCCGCGCAGAAAGCGACTTATCCCGCCATCATCGGATTGGAAAAATCGCGCGGCATCGCCAAGCGCCTCACCGAACGCGCATTTGCATCCTTGAAGACTTTCGGAAAACGCGGCGCGGCGCTCGAAGCGCTGGCCACGTATCTTTTGCAGCGAAGCAACTGA
- a CDS encoding tetratricopeptide repeat protein produces MQEKTLNDLPRDLRMLYTKGFEAYQRENFDYAVEMFTQILAKEPHVFEIRKTLRTAQTAKSGKAGGFFKRLSSNASAAPMIAKGQMALRKNPLEAMQIAEQILNADANNASGHKLLAEAALAAEMPKVAVMSLEILVAHSPKDKDLSYQLADALAGSGRKTEGENVLSELQKYYPADQEISSKLKDLSARKTLDEGGYEALASGQGSYRDVLKNKAEAVNLEQANRQIKSEDSADSLVKEWEARLKTEPNNVKMLRNLGEVYAQRNEFDKALTYYDRILATESGGDASMMQQVVDLKVKKFNHALSQLDSTAEDYADKSAAIKAEKQAYQIDATKQLVERYPTDLQFRFKLGEFYFHAGKINEAIAEFQKAQANPNRRVQSITYLAKCFQQRGMYDLAARRLQEVLKEKISFDEEKKDLVYTLGSVYEKMNKKEEAIEQFKQIYEIDMAYRDVSQKVDDYYAAGGT; encoded by the coding sequence ATGCAAGAAAAAACTCTGAACGATTTGCCTCGTGACTTGCGGATGTTGTACACCAAGGGATTTGAAGCTTACCAGCGGGAAAATTTCGATTACGCAGTCGAAATGTTCACCCAGATTTTAGCCAAGGAACCTCACGTTTTTGAAATCCGCAAAACTTTGCGGACCGCCCAGACGGCGAAGAGCGGGAAAGCCGGCGGTTTCTTCAAGCGCTTATCGAGCAATGCCAGCGCCGCGCCGATGATCGCCAAGGGCCAGATGGCTTTGCGCAAAAATCCGCTCGAAGCGATGCAGATCGCGGAGCAAATTTTAAACGCGGACGCCAACAACGCCAGCGGACACAAGCTTCTGGCTGAAGCCGCGCTCGCCGCCGAGATGCCCAAGGTCGCGGTGATGTCGCTGGAAATTCTCGTGGCCCATTCGCCCAAGGACAAGGACTTGAGTTATCAACTCGCCGATGCGCTCGCCGGTTCCGGTCGCAAGACCGAAGGCGAAAATGTGTTGAGCGAATTGCAAAAATATTATCCGGCTGATCAGGAGATTTCCTCGAAGCTCAAGGATTTGTCCGCGCGCAAGACGCTCGACGAAGGCGGTTACGAGGCGCTCGCCAGCGGCCAGGGTTCGTATCGCGACGTGCTCAAGAACAAGGCCGAAGCGGTAAATCTGGAACAAGCCAATCGCCAGATAAAGAGCGAAGACTCGGCGGATTCACTGGTCAAGGAATGGGAAGCGCGGCTCAAGACCGAGCCGAACAATGTCAAAATGCTGCGCAACCTCGGCGAGGTTTACGCACAACGCAACGAGTTCGACAAGGCCTTGACTTATTATGATCGCATCCTCGCGACGGAGAGCGGCGGTGATGCGTCCATGATGCAACAGGTCGTGGATCTTAAAGTGAAGAAGTTCAACCACGCGTTGTCGCAACTGGATTCCACGGCGGAAGATTACGCCGACAAATCCGCCGCCATCAAAGCCGAGAAGCAGGCGTATCAAATTGATGCGACCAAGCAACTTGTCGAACGCTACCCGACCGATCTGCAATTTCGTTTCAAGCTGGGTGAATTTTATTTTCACGCCGGCAAGATCAACGAAGCGATCGCGGAATTTCAAAAGGCGCAGGCGAACCCGAATCGCCGCGTGCAATCCATCACTTATCTTGCGAAATGTTTTCAACAGCGCGGCATGTATGATCTCGCGGCGCGGCGGTTGCAGGAAGTCCTCAAGGAAAAGATTTCTTTCGACGAAGAGAAGAAGGATTTGGTTTACACGCTCGGCAGCGTCTATGAAAAGATGAACAAGAAGGAAGAGGCCATCGAACAGTTCAAGCAGATCTACGAAATTGACATGGCCTATCGCGACGTCTCCCAAAAGGTGGACGATTATTACGCCGCGGGCGGGACCTGA